In the genome of Mucilaginibacter sp. 14171R-50, the window CAGGGCATGCTCTTCTTCGCGGTAAGGGTTCATTATCCGGATGTTGGCAGGTAATAGTGGCCCGGTATATTCCAGCTGCCCGTTAAACGCTATTACCTTTTCAGCGAAGTTCATATTAATTATTTTGTGCGGGATTTTGTGCAAATACTTTGCTCAGTATGTCATATAATTCAGGATGCCTGGTGTGGAACTGGTCGGGCTTTTCAAAAAAATATTCAGATACTATAGCAAAGAACTCTGCTTCGTTAGTAGTGGCATACCCACTAATATCCGAGTGGCCCGCCTCTATCCTACGGATCTCCTGGTGCATCATCCGCACCCAGGGTTCTACATATTCATGTTGCAGGAATCCCCCGGGTATCCCGTCTGTGGCGCCATCGGCGTTATCAAGCAAGTGCACAAATTCGTGGATACCTGTATTTTCTTTACCTGAATTTTTGGAGAACCCCTTTACCAGCGCGTTGCGCGATAATATCATTTGCCCGTTCATATACCCGCTGCCCACCATCCCCATAATATTACGCCCCTCGCCGCTGTCGCCTTCAAACTGAAAGTCCTTATCAAAAGTATCGGGATATAAGAGCACGTTAGTAACGTTGCGATAGGTCCAATCTTTAAAACTAAATATCGGGATCACCGCGCTCGATGCTATCATAATGCGGTCGGTATCGGTAACTTCAAGGCCCACTCCCTCGATACGCACCGCCTCTAAAAACTGTTCTATCTTATCTTCAAAGTACAGTTTATCGGTATCTGATAGTTTGTTGTAGTAATTAATATGCTGCGTAAGCAGTTGCTTTTGCGCGTCGTTTAGAACAGTTTGCGTTAATGCGCGCCTTTTTTTACGCTGAAATATTGTAAAACAGATAACAAGGGCAAACGCGATGAGGAAGTATAGCATGCTATCCTGTAATTAATGCTTGATTACCTGGTCGATCA includes:
- a CDS encoding zinc-dependent peptidase; this encodes MLYFLIAFALVICFTIFQRKKRRALTQTVLNDAQKQLLTQHINYYNKLSDTDKLYFEDKIEQFLEAVRIEGVGLEVTDTDRIMIASSAVIPIFSFKDWTYRNVTNVLLYPDTFDKDFQFEGDSGEGRNIMGMVGSGYMNGQMILSRNALVKGFSKNSGKENTGIHEFVHLLDNADGATDGIPGGFLQHEYVEPWVRMMHQEIRRIEAGHSDISGYATTNEAEFFAIVSEYFFEKPDQFHTRHPELYDILSKVFAQNPAQNN